The Cytophagia bacterium CHB2 nucleotide sequence TTCTTGATCGCGGTGGCAACGGGCGTCGACAAAATCACATCACCCAGGCGGTCCGTGCGCGACAGTAAAACCCGCTGCAACAAACTCACGCCGTTTCCCGGCGATGATTTTGCACGAGCTTCACGATCGCGGGCATGACGCGATCCAATTCCTCGGCAATGATATCCGCGCATTCGCGATAAACGGCTTTGCCAAAACCGATGGGGTCTTCGATATCCGGATCATCGGGAATATCATCATTCGCAAAGCGTTTCAACAGAAAAACGTTTTCGCGGTAATTGGGGTATTTGCGCTGCAGGTAATTGACATGCTCATTTGCCATCGCCAGAATCAGATCGGACTTTGCCACCAAGTCCGGCGTGACGCCTTGTGAACGATGGCCATGCAAATCGCCGCCCATTTCTCCGACAACGTTAATAGCGAAATCTGCTGCCGGCATGCCGTTGATGCCCAATGTACCGGCGGATTGAATGTCAACCTCGTCTTGCAAGCGTGAAGGCAGCTTCATGCGCAGCAGCGCCTCCGCCATCGGGCTGCGACAACTGTTGCCGCTGCACACGAAGAGTATATTAAAAGGCTGGTTTGAATTCACGTTTGAATATCTCCGATAGATTTAATGATCGCCTCTTTGGGAATAGCGCCGGCGCGCAGCAAACGCGGCGGATCGATCGTGACATCTAAAATCGTTGAAGCTAAGGAAGTCGAGGCGGCTCCCGAATCTAAAATTAATGGAATCGTCTCGCCGAACTGGTCGGTAATATCTGCAACCGTAAGCGCTGCCGGGCGGCCGGCGAGATTGGCGCTGGTCGAAATGATGGGCGCGTTGAGCTGTTCACTCAAAAGCCGCGGCAGCGCGCGCGCCGGCACGCGCACAGCCAGAGTCGAACTGGCCGCAATCAAATTCTGCGGCACTTTTTTCGTCGCTTCAAAAACAAGAGTCAATGGCCCGGGCCAAAACTCGTTCATCAACTTTTCCGCCAGCGGCGAAATGTATTTGACCCATCCTGACAGCATGTTGTTGCTGGCAATAATAACCGGCAATGCTTTTTCAGTAACGCGCTGTTTCAGAACATAGATCTGATCGATCGCGCCGGGCAGCCTGGCATCAACACCGAGGCCGTACACCGTGTCGGTGAGGTAGGCAATCACCTGGCCTTCGCGCAGCGCGTTGACGGCGAGCGTTAGGCTTTCGGGCTCGGGATGGTCGGCGTTGATTTTCAATACATTCATTTGGCTGTCTGAAATTTTTGACGCGTGATCATTGCTTTAACGCGCGCGAAAACTTCCTCAACCGCAATCTCCAGCATGCAGGCATGCGTTCCAATCGGGCATTTTTGCGAGCCGTGCGTGCTGCAAGGCCGGCACGGCAAATCGTGCTCGATGACGCCGTGACCTTCGCCGTAGGGCGCGAAACCGAAACGCGGCACAGTCGGTCCGAAAATCGTCAGCACTTTGCAATTCGTTGCAACGCCGAGATGCGTCGGCGCGCTGTCATTGCTGATCAAGACGGCGCAACGATCGAGCAGCGCCGCGGATTGCCGCAACGACAGCGCGCCAGCCAGACTCAAACAATTTTCGCCTGCGGCTTGCTGAATTTCACGGCAAAGCCCCGCGTCGCTTTCGCCGCCAATCAAAAAGACACTCGTATTCAGTTCGGCGATCAAGGCGTTTGCGAGCTGGGCGAAACGATCGGCGGGCCAGCGCTTCGTTGCCCAAACCGATCCCGGCGCCAGCGCGCACCAAATGCGTTTCGAGTCGGCATTTTTCGTGAGTTCTGTGGCTCGCGCGGCATCAGCCTCGTCCCAATCTACTCGCGGCTTCAGCTTCTCCGGAATTTCTCCGAAAGGCCGCAGCAAATCGAGGTTGC carries:
- a CDS encoding low molecular weight protein arginine phosphatase; its protein translation is MNSNQPFNILFVCSGNSCRSPMAEALLRMKLPSRLQDEVDIQSAGTLGINGMPAADFAINVVGEMGGDLHGHRSQGVTPDLVAKSDLILAMANEHVNYLQRKYPNYRENVFLLKRFANDDIPDDPDIEDPIGFGKAVYRECADIIAEELDRVMPAIVKLVQNHRRETA
- a CDS encoding threonylcarbamoyl-AMP synthase → MNVLKINADHPEPESLTLAVNALREGQVIAYLTDTVYGLGVDARLPGAIDQIYVLKQRVTEKALPVIIASNNMLSGWVKYISPLAEKLMNEFWPGPLTLVFEATKKVPQNLIAASSTLAVRVPARALPRLLSEQLNAPIISTSANLAGRPAALTVADITDQFGETIPLILDSGAASTSLASTILDVTIDPPRLLRAGAIPKEAIIKSIGDIQT
- the waaF gene encoding lipopolysaccharide heptosyltransferase II; this encodes MPSARKILIVQTAFIGDVILATPLAQAAHEIFAPCQVDFMAIPAAANLLEKNPSIDRVLIFDKRGQQRGANALWRFAKAMRSENYDLAIVPHRSLRSALLVWLARIPQRIGFDRSAGAFLFTQRVRYQEKHEVERNLDLLRPFGEIPEKLKPRVDWDEADAARATELTKNADSKRIWCALAPGSVWATKRWPADRFAQLANALIAELNTSVFLIGGESDAGLCREIQQAAGENCLSLAGALSLRQSAALLDRCAVLISNDSAPTHLGVATNCKVLTIFGPTVPRFGFAPYGEGHGVIEHDLPCRPCSTHGSQKCPIGTHACMLEIAVEEVFARVKAMITRQKFQTAK